GTCCAGCCAGATGCTCTTGTGGGCGTTTTCCCAGAGCGCGACCGCGAGCACGATCGCAAGACCGAGGACGAGCGGGCCCGGCCCCGTCACCGGCGCGGCGGGCTTCTCGAGCGGCTTCACCGCCGCTCGTACGTCACGAGCTCGTAGGGGGCAAGCCGCGGCGGCAGCCAGCGCGGCCGGGCGGCGCGCGCCGCGTCGGGCAATACGGCTGCAAGGGCGGCACCGACCCGCTCCCGCCCGCCGGCAAACTCCGCTTCCGGATCTCGGCCGACGATCCGCCGCAGGACCCGGTCGGCCCAACGCAGATGACGCGTGGTGAGCGCCACGAGCCGACCGCCGGGTGCCAGCACCCGCAGCACTTCCCGTAGACAGGCCGCGGGGTCCGGAACGAACTCCAGTGTGCTCATGAGCACCACCCGCTCAAAGCTTCCATCGCGGAACGGCAGCACGCAGCCACTGCCCCGCACCAGCTCCGACTGCACGCCGTCGCGGGTAAGGCGCGACCGCGTGACCGCGGCCGACGAGTGGACGTCGATACCGACCGACACCCGCGCGGCCCGCGACAGCTCGTACTGAAAGATGCCGCTACCGTAGCCGACTTCCAGCGCGCGGGCCACCGGGGCGGCTGCTGCTCGCGTGCCGGCGACGGCGTCGCGCACCCAGACCAGGCGCCGTCGCATGAGCCAGCCTAGGCCCGGCCGGTAGTACCAGGCCAGGGCGTCGACCCCGCCGGTGCCGACCAGCCGCCCGGCAGGCGGCAGATGGAGCCGCGCAGGTGCCTCAAGCACGGCCGGCCGCCGCCGCGAGCTCGGGAACCCAGCCACGGTAGGGCGGCGCGGGCAGTGGGTTTCCCGCGTCACCGATCTGGCAGCCGGTGCCGCAGGTCCGCGCCAGCCGGCGCACGGTGGCGAAGTCGAGCCGGCCGAAGCCGCCGTCGCCGCCGGCTCCGTACTCGCCATCCAGGAACTCGACGAGATCGTGCACCTCGTTGGCGACGCCGCGCTCGAGGGCGCGGAACCAGCCGTGCGCGAGCTCCACCAGCTCCGCGGACGGCTCTGCGCATCCGCGCCCGATTCCGGCGTAGCCGATGCCGCGGGATTCGACCGTCGTGCGGCGGAGCAGGTTGCACCCGTCGACGATCCCGCGGAGCCCCGGGATCGCGAGCAGCCGCTCGGCCGCCGCCGCAAAGGCCGCGTGCCCCGTGCACAGGAACGCTGTCTCGGGCCTCTCGTCGCGGCCCGGCGGCTCGCTCCGGAACCGTTCCGCGAGGCCCAGCCGCAGCAGATTGGGGTCCGTCGGGCGCACGTGGGGGTCGTGAATCGTCACCCGGCACCCTCGACCGAGGAGCAGGCGCGCGAGGACCAGGGCGGGCGCGTTCCGCGTGTCCTCCGAATCCGCCCGATAGGCGGCGCCGAGCACCGCGATGCGGCGCCCCGCCAGCCGGCCGAACGCTCGCTCGGCGAGGGCGATCGTCGCGGCCGGCGATGCGTCGTTGATCGCGCGCGCCCGAAGGATGAGGCTGCGGGACCGATCGGCCCCCCGCTCGAGCCGGCGCCACCACAGGAGGATGCCATCCTTCGGCAGACAGTGGCCGCCGACGCCTACCGTGGGCACGAGGAGCGCGCCCGTGGGCACCGCGCCCGGATCAGCGCTCGCCGCATCCGCCTGCGCCACCCGCGCGTTTACGGCATCGCGCAGCCGGAAGAAGTCGATGTCGTGCGCGTCGCAGTAGCGCGCGAGCTCGCTTACGTACGCGATGCGGACGTCGCGATACGCGTTCTCCAGCGTCTTCACGACCTCCGCGGCGAGGCTGTTGGTCTGGTGAAGCGCGCCGCGGTGCACGATCGGGCGGTAGAGCTGGGCGATCCGGTCCGGCGTCTCGGGACTCAACCCCGCGACCAGCTTGTCGGAGCTTGCCACCCGCTCGATCAGCCGGCCCGGCATCACGCGGTTCGGGCTGTTGCCGAGCAGCACGTCGGCGCCCTCGACGAGGCCGGCGCGGGCGAACCGCTCCCGCACCACCGTCGTCATGGACGACGGCGCCAGCGTGGATTCGAAGATGACGAGCGGCACGGTTCCGGCCGGCCGCCCCCGAAGCGCGCCGGCGATGCCGTCGATGGCCTCGAAAAGCGGCCCGTACTCCGGGCCGTCGCCGGCGCGGTCGGTCTGTACGCAGATGAGGATCGCCTGGGCGGTGCTGAGCGCGCCGTAGTCGTGTACGGCGCGAAGCCGGCCGGCGGCGACCGCGCCTGCGACGATCCGGTCGAGCGCGGGCTCGACGCCGCCGATCGGCGACCGCCCAGCGTTGATCGCCCCGACCTTCCACCCGGATGTCGCCGAGGGGCGCTGCACGACCGTCACCCGCGCGGTGCGGGCCGGCCCCTCGGCCGCCGACGCGAGCAGCGCCGCCATCGGCATGCCCACGATGCCCGGCCCGACCACGCCGATCTCGCGCACCTCCCATGGCCCGGCCGAGCCGTCCCGCGAGACGTGCGGCATCGAATCCTCAGCGCCGCTCAGGCCGCATCGATGAACTCCCGGTGCCAGAGCTCCAGATTCACCATGCCCCACAGCCGCCGGCCGAACGCTGCCTCCTCGTCGAGCAACTGCTCGACCCGGCACGGGTCGAAGATCCCGCGAGTCCGCGCCCGCGACGAGAGCAGCACGTCCCGGAAGAACGTCCGGGCCTCGCCGCGCGCCCAGTGATGCAGCGGCACCGGAAAGCCCACCTTGTCACGCCGCGCCAGGACGCTTTGCGGCAGCACGTGCCGGGCGGCGCGCTTCAGGATGTACTTCATCTCGCCGCCCCGGAATTTCATCCGCGGGGGCATCGACGTCACCAGGTCGGCGATCCGATGGTCCAGCAGCGGCACCCGCGATTCGAGCGATGTCGCCATGCTCACGCGATCCTCGACCTGCAGCAGCGCCGGCAGCCCTGCCACCAGGTCGAAGTGTGTCATCTTGTTGTAGTACGAGCGCGTGTCCGGATGATTGAAGATCTGCTGGAAGCGCCCGAAGATCGCCTCGCCGTCGTACGCGGCGCGGAAATCCCGGCTGAGCAGCTCGGTCGCGCCGCCGCTCCGGTCCACCAGGCGGAAGTAGCGCCGGTCCATCGGCTCGAAGACGCCGTCGCCCCAGAACTGCTGCAGCATCGGCACGTACTGCCGGAGCTCGGCGAGGTTGGGCACGATCGAGGTGAGGGAGACGATGTGCTCGGCTTCCTCGTTGGTCTCGTAGATCGCGCCCTTGAGCGCCTGCTCGACGTAGGCGACCAGATAGCGCGCGTACCCGCCGAAGATCTCGTCGCCGCCCTGGCCGCCGAGGACGACCTTGACCTCGCGGGCCGCGAGCCGCGAGACCACGTACTGGGGGAAGACGCCCGGCCCCGCGACCGGCTCGTCGAGATGGTAGACCAGCCGCGGCAACAGGTCCACGAACTCCCGCTGCGTCGGATACACCTCGTGATTCTCGACGCCGCATGCGTCCGCCACTTCGCGCGCGTAGCGCGTCTCGTCGAATTCCGGCCCGTCGTGAAACGCGCCCGTAAACGTCGGCAGGCGGCCGCCGAGCATCGGCGCGGCGAGGCAGGTGATGAGGCTCGAGTCCATGCCGCCGCTCAGGTAGGAGCCCACCGGCACGTCGCTCCGGAGCTGGACACGGACCGCCTCGCACAGCAGGCGCCGCAGCTCGTCCACGAAGTACTCCTCGGTATGGTAGGGATCGAGCTGAAAGCAGGGCTCCCAGTACTGCTCGGTGCGAACCGCCCCGCTCACAAGATCCACCACCTGGTAGTGGCCCGGGGGGACCTTCCGGATTCCGCGAAACAGCGTGGCGTCGCCCAGCACGAACTGGAAGGTGACGTAGTCCCGCATGGCGTCGTAATCGGGCTCGGCGACAACGTCGGGGTCCTGCAGGAGCGCCTTGATCTCGGAGGCGAAGAGGGTCCGGTGCGGCGTCGCGTGGTAGTAGAGCGGTTTCACCCCGAAGTGGTCCCGCGCGGCGAGCAGCAGCTTGCGCTGCCGGTCGAGCAGGAGAAACGCAAACATGCCGTTCAACCGGCCCACGCAGCCGCACCCGTGCTCCGCATAAAGCTTGAGGATCACTTCGGTGTCCGACGTGGTCTCGAACGAGTGGCCCAGCCGCTGAAGCTCCTGCCGCAGCTCGATGTAGTTGTAGATCTCGCCGTTGAAGACGATGCTGAGATCCCCGCTCGTCATGGGCTGGCGCCCGGTCACGAGATCGATGATCGCGAGCCGCCGGTGCGCCAGCCCCACCGGGCCGTCGGTCAGGAACCCTTCGTCGTCGGGCCCGCGATGCGCCATGGTCCGGGCCATGGCCGCAAGGAGCGGCTGCGCCACCGGCCGGCCATCAAAGCGCGCGATGCCCGCGATGCCGCACATCAGGTCTGCTCCGCGAGCGTGGCGTCGAGGAGCGGCAATGGTTCGCTCGCCTCGAGCGCCCGCGCGTGCGCGCCCACACCGACGAGATCGAACCGGCCACCAAGCAGCGCAAGCACGCGCCGGAATAGGTCGCGCTTGCGCGCGGCCGGGAGCTGCATCCCCGGAAAGAAGGCCAGCTCGGGAACGTCCTCGCCGCTCAGGAGGTCCAGCGGATGCAGCAGGAAGCTGAGCGGCGTCCGGGTCGTGCGGCAGGCGGCGAGTGCGGCGCGGAGATACGTCATCATGAGCCGCTCGGAGTACGCGCTCAGGTAGAGCAGATAGCTCAGGTGCATCGGCAGCCGGAGGACGGGGATGGTCGTGACCGGCATCTCGAGCAGCGTATCGCCGTTGCCGAGCGCCCAGCGATACGGGCGGTCGGGCCGGAGCGCGTCGGAAAAGCGGCCGAAGAGCTGCGCCCGCATGCGCCGCTCAGGCGCGGTGAGCCGCGCCGTGCGGAAGTAGTAGGCGCGGGCCAGGGGGCCGATGAACGTCGGCAGGACGGACGCATCGTAGCGGTAGCCACGGGCGTGAAGCACGCGGAGCAGCGCCGGACTCCAGCTATAGCCCGGCCCCCGGAACCCGAGCGGCCGCTGGCCCGTCACGGCCTGGATTGCTGTCTCCGCCCGCTCGACTTCTTCGGCAATTCGGTCGGCCGAATAGCGTTGCAGCCACGGCTCGTGCTCGTGCGAGTGATTCCCGATCTCGTGTCCGCGCGCCGCCACGGCGGCGAGCGCCCGCCCGTTCTCCTCCCTCGCGGCGTCGGCGCCCACCACGAAAAACGTGATCCGGAGGCCCAGCTCGTCCAGCAGATCGAGCACGAGCGGCAGGAAGCGGTCGAAGAACGACGGCCGTGCTTCCCAGCCGATCGCGCCGCGGGTCCTGAGGTACGACCAGAGATTGTCGGCGTCGAGGCTCACGCTCGCGAGCGGACGACTCCTGGAGCCCTCCGCGGTCATGTGCGGCTCACGCGGCGAGCCGCGGCCCGCCCAGCGCGCCGAGGCGCGGGGCCAGCTCGGCGGCCTTCGCGTCGGCCAGACTGACCGTCTCGTTCACGTTGAGCGTGCCCTGCGCGATCTGGGCCGAGTTGACGAGGAAGACCCGCGGAAGCGAGGTGGCAACCGGCGGGAGCCGGTCGTCGGAATAGCCAAGCGTCGGAACCGCGAGCACCTCTCGCGCCCGCGATACCGCGCAGGTCAGCACATCGGAGGGTTCGACGTGGGGATGGATGCGCCGGAGCGCGCCGAGGAATTCCGCCTCGATCTCCGAATCGGGTCGGTTCCACCAGGGATCATCCTGCGCCAGGTACTTCGGAAGGTAGATCAGCGTATTCCCCCCGAACTGCTCGCGTTTCACCAATGCCGTCGCTTCGATAATACCGGTGAACGGAACCCACTCTTCGGTGATGTTAGTCACGTAAAATCCCGCAAGCGGACGCCTGAGCAGTACGGATGCGCAGCAGACTCCCTGATACACGACGCTCCGGAGCCGTGCGAGCTCGCCGGGGTTGAGTGTGGGACAGAGCGCGGCGGCGCGCCCGCAGGGAACCGTGAGCACGGCGACGTCGAATGCCGCCTCGGTACCGTCCTGAGTCCGCACCACGGCGCGATGCCGGTCGGCCCGCACGTCGAGCACGCGGCAGCCGTAGCGCCGCACCACGCCCATGCGATCGAGCTGCGCCTCCAGCCGGGCGAGCACCGCGGCGTAGCCCCCCCGCACGTAGCCGAACATCTCGCGCTTGAGCCCCGAGCGCCTCGCCGCGTACATCCGTGCGATGATAGCGCAGAT
Above is a genomic segment from Gemmatimonadales bacterium containing:
- a CDS encoding class I SAM-dependent methyltransferase, whose protein sequence is MLEAPARLHLPPAGRLVGTGGVDALAWYYRPGLGWLMRRRLVWVRDAVAGTRAAAAPVARALEVGYGSGIFQYELSRAARVSVGIDVHSSAAVTRSRLTRDGVQSELVRGSGCVLPFRDGSFERVVLMSTLEFVPDPAACLREVLRVLAPGGRLVALTTRHLRWADRVLRRIVGRDPEAEFAGGRERVGAALAAVLPDAARAARPRWLPPRLAPYELVTYERR
- a CDS encoding nucleotide sugar dehydrogenase, which produces MPHVSRDGSAGPWEVREIGVVGPGIVGMPMAALLASAAEGPARTARVTVVQRPSATSGWKVGAINAGRSPIGGVEPALDRIVAGAVAAGRLRAVHDYGALSTAQAILICVQTDRAGDGPEYGPLFEAIDGIAGALRGRPAGTVPLVIFESTLAPSSMTTVVRERFARAGLVEGADVLLGNSPNRVMPGRLIERVASSDKLVAGLSPETPDRIAQLYRPIVHRGALHQTNSLAAEVVKTLENAYRDVRIAYVSELARYCDAHDIDFFRLRDAVNARVAQADAASADPGAVPTGALLVPTVGVGGHCLPKDGILLWWRRLERGADRSRSLILRARAINDASPAATIALAERAFGRLAGRRIAVLGAAYRADSEDTRNAPALVLARLLLGRGCRVTIHDPHVRPTDPNLLRLGLAERFRSEPPGRDERPETAFLCTGHAAFAAAAERLLAIPGLRGIVDGCNLLRRTTVESRGIGYAGIGRGCAEPSAELVELAHGWFRALERGVANEVHDLVEFLDGEYGAGGDGGFGRLDFATVRRLARTCGTGCQIGDAGNPLPAPPYRGWVPELAAAAGRA
- the asnB gene encoding asparagine synthase (glutamine-hydrolyzing), with amino-acid sequence MCGIAGIARFDGRPVAQPLLAAMARTMAHRGPDDEGFLTDGPVGLAHRRLAIIDLVTGRQPMTSGDLSIVFNGEIYNYIELRQELQRLGHSFETTSDTEVILKLYAEHGCGCVGRLNGMFAFLLLDRQRKLLLAARDHFGVKPLYYHATPHRTLFASEIKALLQDPDVVAEPDYDAMRDYVTFQFVLGDATLFRGIRKVPPGHYQVVDLVSGAVRTEQYWEPCFQLDPYHTEEYFVDELRRLLCEAVRVQLRSDVPVGSYLSGGMDSSLITCLAAPMLGGRLPTFTGAFHDGPEFDETRYAREVADACGVENHEVYPTQREFVDLLPRLVYHLDEPVAGPGVFPQYVVSRLAAREVKVVLGGQGGDEIFGGYARYLVAYVEQALKGAIYETNEEAEHIVSLTSIVPNLAELRQYVPMLQQFWGDGVFEPMDRRYFRLVDRSGGATELLSRDFRAAYDGEAIFGRFQQIFNHPDTRSYYNKMTHFDLVAGLPALLQVEDRVSMATSLESRVPLLDHRIADLVTSMPPRMKFRGGEMKYILKRAARHVLPQSVLARRDKVGFPVPLHHWARGEARTFFRDVLLSSRARTRGIFDPCRVEQLLDEEAAFGRRLWGMVNLELWHREFIDAA
- a CDS encoding polysaccharide deacetylase family protein, whose product is MTAEGSRSRPLASVSLDADNLWSYLRTRGAIGWEARPSFFDRFLPLVLDLLDELGLRITFFVVGADAAREENGRALAAVAARGHEIGNHSHEHEPWLQRYSADRIAEEVERAETAIQAVTGQRPLGFRGPGYSWSPALLRVLHARGYRYDASVLPTFIGPLARAYYFRTARLTAPERRMRAQLFGRFSDALRPDRPYRWALGNGDTLLEMPVTTIPVLRLPMHLSYLLYLSAYSERLMMTYLRAALAACRTTRTPLSFLLHPLDLLSGEDVPELAFFPGMQLPAARKRDLFRRVLALLGGRFDLVGVGAHARALEASEPLPLLDATLAEQT
- a CDS encoding FAD-dependent oxidoreductase; this encodes SVEWGETRTGFYTDGRLHSLSSTLEFLRFPPLSLVDKARLAATVLAAARAGDPRALERTPVVEWLTAWSGRRVVERLWLPLLRAKLGENYREASAAFICAIIARMYAARRSGLKREMFGYVRGGYAAVLARLEAQLDRMGVVRRYGCRVLDVRADRHRAVVRTQDGTEAAFDVAVLTVPCGRAAALCPTLNPGELARLRSVVYQGVCCASVLLRRPLAGFYVTNITEEWVPFTGIIEATALVKREQFGGNTLIYLPKYLAQDDPWWNRPDSEIEAEFLGALRRIHPHVEPSDVLTCAVSRAREVLAVPTLGYSDDRLPPVATSLPRVFLVNSAQIAQGTLNVNETVSLADAKAAELAPRLGALGGPRLAA